Proteins encoded by one window of Candidatus Omnitrophota bacterium:
- a CDS encoding flavoprotein translates to MVQKPKRIVLGVCGSIAAYKAGDIIRRLREKGRDVTVVMTAEANQFITPLTLSVLSGKEIYGSMFDADGWRMGHIELSRQADVLVIAPATANIMAKIAHGFADDLLSALAMTVRAPILLAPAMNDEMYANAIVQENRAQLKKHGVRFIEPVKGKLACGSEGVGHLADVDDIVKAVLKI, encoded by the coding sequence ATGGTCCAGAAACCAAAAAGAATTGTTTTGGGGGTTTGCGGCAGCATTGCCGCGTATAAAGCAGGGGACATCATCCGCCGTTTGCGGGAAAAAGGCCGCGACGTCACGGTGGTCATGACCGCAGAGGCCAACCAATTCATCACGCCTCTGACCCTGTCAGTCCTTTCCGGCAAAGAAATTTATGGGAGCATGTTCGACGCTGATGGATGGCGGATGGGGCACATTGAATTGTCCCGCCAAGCCGATGTTTTGGTCATTGCGCCGGCCACGGCGAACATCATGGCCAAGATCGCGCATGGTTTCGCGGACGACCTTTTGTCCGCTTTGGCCATGACCGTGCGGGCACCCATTCTGCTCGCGCCGGCCATGAACGATGAGATGTATGCCAACGCCATTGTTCAGGAAAACCGCGCTCAATTGAAGAAACACGGCGTCCGGTTCATTGAGCCGGTCAAAGGCAAACTCGCCTGCGGCAGCGAAGGGGTGGGTCACCTGGCCGACGTGGACGATATCGTCAAAGCGGTTTTGAAGATCTAA
- a CDS encoding HD domain-containing protein, whose translation MRNIFHSFAFRTTAAIVLSMTALVFLSGILIYQFTFRSQFEGIRERLKVIAQTAALIVDANEVRNIPLNMEGVKTPEYQHIIDQLSRIKAANEQVKFVYILTKTDASDIWHFVADPDFGRHERSSSPGEPYNAGRFPELLSGLDRPSADKKLEVDEWGKTLSGYAPIRDALGRPIAVLGVDIEASDIYAMEKEVMVRVLITLAAGIIFALALGFLISSRVVAPIRQLIAGTRTIAEGNLHHQVRITRGDEIGELADSFNAMAKSLDVSRKKLVSYFFDTVKSLVTVLEVRDQYTLGHSESVAYFSQKIASKMGIDPQIMEVFSNITLLHDIGKVGVRDSVLNKPGKLDEEEWKAIKLHPVLGEQILKPILQDKTMLAVIRNHHERFDGQGYPDGLAGEQIPLLVAIVTVADSYDAMTSTRSYRKALPREAAVEQLVKNRGTQFRPDVVDAFLKVLAEEPEVL comes from the coding sequence ATGAGAAATATTTTTCACTCTTTTGCCTTTCGCACCACGGCCGCCATCGTCCTGTCGATGACGGCCCTTGTTTTTTTAAGCGGCATCCTCATTTATCAGTTCACGTTCCGGTCCCAGTTTGAAGGCATCCGCGAGCGGCTCAAGGTCATTGCCCAGACCGCGGCTTTGATCGTGGACGCCAACGAGGTCCGCAACATCCCCCTCAACATGGAGGGGGTCAAGACCCCGGAATACCAGCACATCATCGACCAGTTAAGTCGCATCAAGGCCGCCAACGAACAGGTCAAATTTGTTTATATCCTGACAAAAACCGACGCGTCCGATATCTGGCATTTTGTGGCGGACCCGGATTTTGGCCGGCATGAGCGCTCCTCCAGCCCCGGCGAACCGTATAACGCCGGACGTTTTCCGGAATTGCTGAGCGGCCTTGACAGGCCTTCCGCCGACAAGAAGCTGGAGGTCGACGAGTGGGGCAAGACCCTTTCCGGTTACGCGCCCATCCGTGACGCCCTGGGCCGGCCCATCGCTGTTTTGGGCGTGGACATTGAGGCCAGCGACATTTATGCCATGGAAAAAGAGGTCATGGTCAGGGTGCTGATCACCCTGGCCGCGGGCATTATTTTTGCCCTGGCGCTGGGGTTTTTGATCTCTTCGCGCGTCGTGGCCCCCATCCGCCAGCTCATTGCCGGCACCCGCACGATCGCCGAGGGCAATTTGCATCATCAGGTGCGGATCACGCGCGGGGATGAGATCGGCGAATTAGCGGACTCTTTTAATGCCATGGCCAAAAGCCTGGATGTTTCCCGCAAGAAGCTGGTCAGTTATTTTTTTGACACCGTCAAGTCCTTGGTCACCGTCCTGGAAGTGCGCGACCAGTACACGCTGGGACATTCCGAATCCGTGGCGTATTTTTCCCAAAAGATCGCTTCAAAAATGGGCATAGACCCCCAGATCATGGAAGTGTTCAGCAACATTACGCTTCTGCATGATATCGGCAAGGTCGGGGTGCGCGACAGCGTTTTGAACAAGCCCGGGAAGCTCGATGAGGAAGAGTGGAAGGCCATTAAACTGCACCCGGTGCTGGGCGAGCAGATCCTTAAGCCCATTCTGCAGGACAAGACCATGCTGGCCGTCATCCGCAATCATCACGAACGTTTTGATGGCCAGGGTTATCCCGACGGCTTGGCGGGCGAGCAGATCCCGCTTTTGGTCGCCATCGTCACCGTTGCCGATAGTTACGATGCCATGACGTCCACCCGCTCTTACCGCAAGGCCCTGCCCCGCGAAGCGGCCGTTGAGCAATTGGTCAAGAACCGCGGCACACAGTTCCGCCCCGATGTGGTGGACGCTTTCCTGAAAGTTCTGGCCGAAGAGCCCGAGGTCCTTTGA
- a CDS encoding FTR1 family protein, protein MFAIALIIFREVLEIALILGILMAATRGLAKRTQWVWVGFFGGVGGSALVAFFADRISQAFQGMGQEVMNAAILLTAAALIGWTVIWMARHAHELTREFKEIGQAVTKKEKPIYTLAVVVGLSVLREGSEIVMFIYSALVTGGKVFDLGVGFFIGGCAGAILGLIIYYGLMKVPTRQIFGVTSWMLILLTAGMVSHAFGYLTAAGKVPEIIPVIWDTTRIMSQESMAGRVLGVLTGYTARPSGMQILMYGLTLLTLGTFLNICGRHRSPQPLVR, encoded by the coding sequence ATGTTCGCCATTGCCCTGATCATTTTCCGGGAAGTTTTAGAAATTGCGCTGATCCTCGGCATCCTGATGGCCGCCACCCGTGGGCTTGCCAAGCGCACCCAATGGGTATGGGTGGGGTTTTTCGGCGGGGTCGGAGGGTCGGCGCTCGTCGCATTTTTTGCCGACCGCATCTCTCAGGCCTTCCAGGGCATGGGGCAGGAAGTGATGAACGCCGCCATTCTTCTGACAGCGGCCGCCTTGATCGGCTGGACAGTCATCTGGATGGCCCGTCACGCCCACGAGTTGACCAGGGAGTTCAAGGAGATCGGACAGGCGGTCACCAAAAAGGAAAAGCCCATCTATACGCTGGCCGTGGTCGTCGGGCTCTCCGTTTTAAGGGAGGGTTCAGAGATCGTCATGTTCATCTACAGCGCTTTGGTCACGGGCGGCAAGGTGTTCGATCTTGGCGTCGGATTTTTCATCGGGGGCTGTGCCGGCGCGATCCTCGGCCTCATCATTTATTATGGGCTCATGAAAGTTCCGACGAGGCAGATCTTCGGGGTGACCAGCTGGATGCTGATCCTGCTGACGGCGGGCATGGTGTCCCACGCTTTTGGTTATCTGACGGCGGCGGGCAAGGTGCCTGAGATCATTCCGGTCATCTGGGACACCACACGGATCATGTCCCAGGAGAGCATGGCAGGACGGGTGTTGGGCGTGCTGACGGGCTATACCGCGCGCCCGTCGGGGATGCAAATTTTGATGTACGGCCTGACCCTGTTGACGTTGGGGACTTTTTTAAATATCTGCGGCCGCCATCGCTCGCCTCAACCCCTCGTTCGGTGA
- a CDS encoding DedA family protein — translation MDIIKQCLDFFIHLDAYIGAIAAAWGIWTYALLFLIIFCETGLVVLPLLPGDSLLFVLGALAAKGVLRMDILWVLLAVAAVLGDAVNYYIGAWCATKIFSDRHVRFLKTEHLEKTKKFYAKYGNKTIILARFLPIIRTFAPFLAGVGAMPYRRFALYNITGGILWVSVGLGAGYLFGGLAFVAKNFSWVVLGIVVISMIPAIWEYINHRTRG, via the coding sequence GTGGACATCATCAAACAATGCCTGGATTTTTTCATCCATCTGGACGCCTACATCGGTGCCATCGCCGCTGCTTGGGGGATCTGGACCTACGCCCTGCTTTTTTTGATCATCTTTTGCGAAACAGGGCTGGTGGTCCTGCCGTTATTGCCGGGCGATTCCCTGTTGTTCGTGCTGGGGGCCCTGGCCGCCAAGGGCGTTCTACGCATGGACATTCTCTGGGTGCTGTTGGCTGTTGCCGCGGTTTTGGGCGATGCCGTCAACTATTATATCGGCGCCTGGTGCGCCACAAAAATATTCAGTGATCGCCACGTCCGTTTCCTTAAAACGGAACATCTGGAAAAAACCAAGAAATTCTACGCGAAATACGGCAATAAAACGATCATCCTGGCGCGTTTTTTGCCCATCATCCGCACCTTTGCCCCGTTTTTGGCCGGCGTCGGGGCCATGCCCTACCGCCGCTTTGCCCTTTACAACATCACGGGCGGCATCCTATGGGTCAGCGTCGGATTGGGCGCCGGCTATCTGTTCGGGGGCCTTGCCTTTGTCGCGAAAAACTTTTCTTGGGTCGTCCTGGGCATCGTCGTGATCTCCATGATCCCCGCAATCTGGGAATATATCAATCACCGAACGAGGGGTTGA
- a CDS encoding tetratricopeptide repeat protein, with translation MKINNPRTFTLLAVTLLVIVGACAYINCLPNAMFWDDDDFILKNRFIKEWRHFPEFFTQNLVAGSYLVSNYWRPLLLTVFAAEWHWWQNWVYGWHAISVGAHIGAGITLYFLLNRLFGRRALSLITAVLFVAHPVHNEAVVYVNSLGDSLASVFIFSGLILYVRFRQSKVSAFLSPPYYLGLLMLPLGIMSKETGFVLAALIPFTDFLLLNSGSFFKRLSRTLTTCWPFLVLAVVYVILRATVLNFSNSFNFYNADNAFTTDMGLRLLTFFKAMSQYAGFLFFPHDLRVERQLPWAQSFFEPDVLFGGALVAGMLWAGLRCWQKKPLVSYGIGWFFIAIAPASNVLVPINAVLYEHFLYLPMIGVVLIVVDAAMEWGRRKNLGPTLLKVLVLVLIIFIGINVRRNLDWRTSIIFYEKLVKTAPDSYRVINNLGMEYANKGIHDKAETIYLKAIALNPENPVAYHNIAGTYRDTGRTALALENFKKAIALDPRFIFSYRSLAQLYFQLGNWEEAKKYLEVVARSDPEDQSVQQALRMINEALRAKARALP, from the coding sequence ATGAAGATCAACAACCCCCGCACGTTCACCCTCCTTGCCGTGACCCTTCTGGTCATCGTCGGCGCGTGCGCCTACATCAACTGCCTGCCCAATGCCATGTTCTGGGATGACGACGATTTCATCCTCAAGAACAGGTTCATCAAGGAGTGGCGCCATTTCCCTGAATTCTTCACCCAAAACCTGGTGGCCGGCTCTTATCTGGTCAGCAATTACTGGCGTCCGCTGTTATTGACCGTCTTTGCGGCCGAATGGCATTGGTGGCAGAATTGGGTGTACGGATGGCACGCCATCAGTGTCGGGGCGCATATTGGCGCTGGCATCACGCTGTATTTTTTGTTAAACCGGCTTTTCGGCCGCCGGGCGCTTTCACTGATCACGGCCGTGCTTTTTGTCGCCCATCCGGTCCATAACGAAGCCGTTGTCTACGTCAACAGTCTGGGCGATTCCCTGGCTTCGGTCTTCATTTTCAGCGGCCTCATCCTTTACGTCCGGTTCCGCCAGTCAAAGGTCAGCGCGTTTTTAAGCCCCCCCTATTACCTGGGCCTCCTGATGCTCCCTCTGGGCATCATGTCCAAGGAAACCGGTTTTGTCCTGGCCGCGCTTATTCCTTTCACCGACTTCCTGCTTTTAAACAGCGGCTCTTTTTTCAAACGCTTGTCGCGGACCTTGACGACGTGCTGGCCTTTTTTAGTCCTCGCTGTTGTCTACGTCATCTTGCGCGCCACGGTCCTGAACTTCTCAAACAGTTTTAACTTTTACAACGCGGACAACGCGTTCACGACGGACATGGGCTTGCGGCTGTTGACCTTCTTTAAAGCCATGAGCCAATACGCCGGATTTTTATTTTTCCCCCACGACCTGCGCGTGGAACGCCAGCTGCCCTGGGCCCAGTCCTTCTTCGAGCCCGACGTTCTTTTCGGCGGAGCTTTGGTTGCTGGAATGCTTTGGGCGGGGTTACGATGCTGGCAAAAAAAGCCCCTGGTCAGTTACGGCATCGGTTGGTTTTTCATCGCCATCGCCCCCGCATCCAACGTGCTTGTGCCCATCAACGCCGTCTTGTATGAACATTTTTTATACCTGCCCATGATCGGCGTGGTGTTGATCGTCGTGGACGCGGCCATGGAATGGGGGCGCCGGAAAAATTTGGGGCCGACCCTCCTGAAGGTCCTAGTCCTTGTGCTCATCATTTTTATCGGCATTAATGTACGCCGTAACCTGGACTGGCGCACGTCCATCATATTTTATGAAAAACTGGTCAAGACGGCGCCGGACAGCTACCGTGTCATTAATAATCTGGGGATGGAATACGCCAACAAAGGCATTCATGACAAGGCCGAGACGATCTACCTCAAAGCCATTGCCCTGAACCCGGAAAATCCCGTGGCCTATCACAATATCGCCGGAACGTACCGCGACACCGGGCGCACGGCGCTGGCCCTTGAAAATTTCAAAAAGGCCATTGCCCTGGATCCAAGATTTATCTTTTCCTACCGGTCGCTGGCACAATTGTATTTTCAATTGGGGAATTGGGAAGAGGCAAAAAAATATCTTGAAGTCGTGGCGCGCTCCGACCCCGAGGACCAAAGCGTCCAGCAGGCCCTGCGGATGATCAATGAAGCGCTGCGGGCTAAAGCACGCGCTCTCCCCTGA
- the sucC gene encoding ADP-forming succinate--CoA ligase subunit beta codes for MKIHEYQARSLFTEYGIPTATGDVAATSQEAVAIARKTGFPVVVKAQVLVGGRGKAGGVKVVADEASLILEFNRIKNLTIKGYSVDRLLVAKAIDIKKEYYVAVTIDNVRGDAVIIASADGGVDIEETARTSPEKILKFYTQGQKTLDESRWALVAAQLFSDVRLQQSATVIIARLLKLFFEKDCSLAEINPFVINREGNWMAADAKIIIDDNALFRQEKIRGLRDLQYDDADEMEAKEKGLSFVKLEGNVGCIVNGAGLAMGTMDAIKLLGGQPANFLDVGGSSNPEKVLSAFKIILRNKDVKVVLMNIFGGITRCDDIANGILAARKQIKIPVPLVVRLTGTNEREAREILSKSGLNPFTSMRQAVMEAVKLAK; via the coding sequence ATGAAAATTCATGAATACCAAGCAAGAAGCTTATTTACCGAGTATGGTATTCCGACTGCGACTGGGGACGTTGCCGCCACATCGCAGGAGGCCGTGGCCATTGCCCGCAAGACCGGGTTTCCCGTCGTGGTCAAGGCCCAGGTCTTGGTCGGCGGCCGGGGCAAGGCCGGCGGGGTGAAGGTCGTTGCCGATGAAGCGTCCCTGATCTTAGAATTCAACCGCATTAAAAATTTGACCATCAAGGGCTATAGCGTTGACCGTCTGCTGGTGGCCAAAGCCATTGACATCAAAAAAGAGTATTATGTCGCGGTGACCATTGACAATGTCAGGGGTGACGCGGTCATCATTGCCTCGGCTGACGGCGGGGTGGACATTGAAGAGACCGCCAGGACCAGTCCTGAGAAAATATTGAAGTTTTATACGCAGGGGCAAAAGACCCTGGATGAATCCCGCTGGGCCCTGGTCGCGGCGCAATTGTTTTCCGACGTCCGCCTGCAGCAAAGCGCCACGGTGATCATTGCCCGGCTCCTGAAACTTTTTTTTGAAAAGGACTGCTCGCTGGCGGAGATCAACCCGTTTGTCATCAACAGAGAGGGCAATTGGATGGCCGCGGACGCCAAGATCATCATTGACGACAACGCGCTTTTCCGTCAGGAAAAGATCCGCGGCCTGCGCGATCTCCAATACGACGACGCGGACGAGATGGAGGCCAAGGAAAAGGGCTTGAGCTTCGTCAAACTGGAAGGCAATGTGGGGTGCATCGTCAACGGCGCGGGCCTGGCCATGGGCACCATGGATGCCATCAAACTTTTGGGCGGACAGCCGGCCAATTTTCTGGACGTCGGCGGCAGTTCCAATCCCGAAAAGGTCTTGAGCGCGTTCAAGATCATTTTGCGCAACAAAGACGTCAAGGTCGTCCTGATGAATATTTTCGGCGGCATCACCCGCTGCGACGACATCGCCAACGGCATTTTGGCCGCGCGCAAGCAGATCAAAATTCCCGTGCCTTTGGTCGTGCGCCTGACCGGCACCAATGAGCGCGAGGCCAGGGAGATATTGAGCAAGTCAGGGCTGAACCCGTTCACGTCCATGCGTCAGGCGGTCATGGAAGCGGTAAAATTAGCAAAGTAG
- the sucD gene encoding succinate--CoA ligase subunit alpha, whose translation MSILIDQNTRVIVQGITGRDGSFHAKQMLEYGTKVVGGVTPGKGGQDVQGIPVFNSVKEAKDKTGCDAAVIYVPAKFAKDAMLEDIAAGIDLIVCITEGIPVLDMVEVKKALVGSHSRLIGPNCPGLISPGKCKIGIMPGHIHKPGNVGVVSRSGTLTYEVVFNLSANDMGQSTCVGLGGDPIIGTRFVEALKMFQEDPDTGAIVMVGEIGGDDEQTAAQFIKDHVTKPVVAFIVGRTAPAGKRMGHAGAIISSGDSTAEAKMQMLKDAGVTVIDFPDEIPQALLAKIK comes from the coding sequence ATGTCCATTTTAATCGATCAAAACACGCGTGTCATTGTCCAAGGCATCACCGGCCGTGACGGCTCTTTTCACGCCAAACAAATGCTGGAATACGGGACCAAGGTCGTCGGCGGCGTGACCCCGGGCAAAGGCGGCCAGGACGTGCAGGGCATTCCGGTCTTTAATTCCGTCAAAGAGGCCAAGGACAAGACCGGCTGTGATGCCGCGGTCATTTATGTGCCGGCCAAATTTGCCAAAGACGCCATGCTTGAGGACATTGCCGCGGGCATTGATCTGATCGTCTGCATCACCGAAGGGATCCCGGTCTTAGACATGGTGGAGGTCAAAAAGGCCTTAGTCGGCAGTCATTCGCGGCTGATCGGCCCCAACTGCCCGGGGCTTATCTCGCCGGGAAAATGCAAGATCGGCATTATGCCCGGACACATCCACAAGCCGGGTAATGTCGGGGTCGTGTCGCGCAGCGGCACGCTGACCTATGAGGTTGTTTTCAACCTTTCCGCCAATGACATGGGCCAGAGCACCTGCGTTGGCCTGGGGGGAGACCCCATCATCGGCACGCGTTTCGTAGAGGCGCTCAAGATGTTCCAGGAAGACCCGGACACCGGCGCCATCGTCATGGTCGGCGAGATCGGCGGCGACGACGAACAAACGGCCGCGCAGTTCATCAAAGACCATGTTACTAAACCGGTGGTGGCCTTTATCGTCGGGCGCACCGCGCCCGCGGGCAAGCGCATGGGCCATGCCGGCGCCATCATTTCCTCGGGCGACAGCACGGCCGAGGCCAAGATGCAGATGCTCAAAGACGCCGGCGTCACCGTCATTGATTTCCCCGACGAAATTCCCCAAGCCCTCCTGGCGAAGATCAAATAA
- a CDS encoding ATP-binding protein, producing MKYRHRIIESKLKKLKEHFPVIVVTGARQVGKSTLLAYLFGKNARHIVFDPVTDDLGARRDPEFFLQQNKTPLILDEIQYSPELLPIIKKKIDQDRTPGQFFLTGSQNLSVIKSISESMAGRVAIVDMDAMSVPERLGKFSPALCFWFEEILRAGKGAVSLDQLRRSGAVQARGNLFKMLWRGGYPGTLDLPDDLLADYFQSYIRTYVERDIRVIAEVSDQQTFSRFFGLAAALTAQEVNYSHLGRELGITPQTASRWLNILKATYQWFELPPYHGNLVKRLSNKGKGYLTDTGLACYLTRVSSPEALATQPFLGAIFETHVVLEIKRMFSAVVSPVNFFHWRAHSGAEVDLVIERDGILWPVEIKCKAKITSADIRGLTAFREAYPKQCGIGVLVASVEEPYFYSKDVLVLPYSLCGNAEKGTIRA from the coding sequence ATGAAATATCGCCACAGGATCATTGAATCCAAGCTTAAAAAATTAAAAGAACATTTCCCTGTGATCGTTGTTACCGGCGCCCGCCAGGTTGGCAAGAGCACTCTTCTGGCTTACCTTTTCGGGAAAAATGCCCGGCATATCGTTTTTGATCCGGTGACCGATGACCTTGGCGCGCGCCGGGATCCGGAATTTTTCCTTCAGCAAAACAAAACCCCGCTGATCCTCGATGAGATCCAATATTCGCCGGAATTGCTGCCCATTATCAAAAAGAAGATCGATCAAGATCGCACGCCGGGGCAGTTTTTCTTGACCGGATCGCAAAATCTCTCTGTGATTAAGTCCATCAGCGAGAGCATGGCCGGCCGCGTGGCCATTGTTGATATGGATGCCATGAGCGTCCCGGAACGCCTTGGGAAATTCAGTCCCGCATTGTGTTTTTGGTTTGAGGAAATACTGCGCGCGGGCAAGGGGGCGGTTTCATTGGATCAATTGAGACGTTCCGGCGCCGTGCAAGCGCGTGGGAATCTTTTTAAAATGCTTTGGAGAGGCGGTTATCCGGGGACTTTAGACCTGCCGGATGATCTATTGGCGGATTATTTTCAGTCATATATCCGCACCTATGTGGAGCGGGACATCCGCGTTATCGCGGAGGTCTCCGATCAGCAAACATTCAGCCGATTCTTTGGCCTTGCTGCCGCGTTGACAGCGCAGGAAGTCAATTATAGCCATCTGGGCAGGGAGTTGGGGATCACCCCGCAAACCGCTTCGCGGTGGCTGAACATCTTAAAAGCGACTTATCAATGGTTCGAACTTCCGCCTTATCACGGAAATTTGGTTAAGCGTTTGAGCAATAAAGGCAAAGGCTACCTCACCGACACGGGATTAGCTTGTTATCTCACCCGTGTTTCATCCCCGGAGGCGCTCGCTACACAGCCATTCTTGGGGGCTATATTTGAGACACACGTTGTCTTAGAGATCAAGAGGATGTTTTCCGCTGTTGTTTCGCCGGTCAATTTTTTTCATTGGCGCGCGCACAGCGGCGCTGAAGTGGATTTAGTGATAGAGCGGGATGGGATTCTCTGGCCGGTTGAGATCAAATGTAAAGCAAAGATCACTTCCGCAGACATCCGCGGTCTTACGGCTTTTCGTGAAGCCTACCCAAAACAATGCGGCATTGGTGTCCTGGTTGCTTCCGTTGAAGAGCCGTATTTTTATTCTAAGGATGTTCTTGTCCTTCCGTATTCACTTTGTGGGAACGCGGAAAAGGGGACGATCAGGGCATGA
- a CDS encoding AAA family ATPase yields the protein MKKLKNIFISAIHQNAGKTTLALGLYKNFQERKIRTAFMKPVGQETVSIGGAPVDKDSYLIGEVYHCAKRINDMSPITVGRGYTEKYILNPQKEVLQEKILKSFHTLTKGKDAIIVEGTGHAGVGAVIDCSNADVAALLGSNVIIVSQGGIGRSIDEIMLNKALFDLRGVPVLGVIVNKVIPEKLEKIKNIVGRGLANKGIRLLGVIPETELLSAPTVEQIKERLDLKVFSGVENLQARVYDVIVAAMEPHNMMGHLREGALVITSGDRVDNILVAVSSYLLQEGRNIKVAGLILTGGLIPDDKIAGLLKDSHIPVLCCEADTYTIAAAIENLTCKIQKTDKDKIHEAHRLIKGHVNVDMILENL from the coding sequence ATGAAAAAACTTAAAAATATTTTTATTTCCGCCATCCATCAGAACGCGGGCAAGACCACCCTGGCGCTGGGGCTGTATAAAAATTTTCAGGAACGCAAGATCCGCACCGCGTTCATGAAGCCCGTCGGCCAGGAAACCGTTTCCATCGGCGGCGCGCCGGTGGACAAGGATTCCTACCTCATCGGCGAGGTCTATCACTGCGCCAAACGCATCAATGACATGAGCCCCATCACCGTGGGCCGCGGCTACACCGAGAAATACATCCTCAATCCCCAAAAGGAAGTCCTCCAGGAAAAGATCTTAAAGTCGTTCCACACTCTGACCAAAGGCAAAGACGCCATCATCGTTGAGGGCACCGGCCACGCGGGCGTGGGGGCGGTCATTGACTGTTCCAACGCGGACGTGGCCGCGCTTTTGGGTTCCAACGTCATCATCGTGTCCCAGGGCGGCATCGGCCGCAGCATTGACGAGATCATGCTCAACAAGGCCCTCTTTGACCTGCGCGGGGTCCCGGTTTTGGGCGTTATCGTCAACAAGGTCATCCCGGAAAAACTGGAAAAGATCAAGAACATCGTCGGCAGGGGGCTGGCCAATAAGGGCATACGGCTTTTGGGCGTTATTCCGGAAACGGAACTGTTGAGCGCGCCCACGGTTGAGCAGATCAAGGAGCGTCTGGACCTGAAAGTGTTTTCCGGCGTGGAAAATTTGCAGGCCCGCGTTTATGACGTCATTGTCGCGGCCATGGAGCCCCATAATATGATGGGCCATTTGCGCGAGGGGGCCCTGGTCATCACCTCCGGCGACCGCGTGGACAATATTTTGGTGGCGGTCAGTTCCTACCTTTTACAGGAAGGCCGCAATATTAAGGTCGCGGGGCTTATCCTGACCGGAGGGCTTATCCCGGATGACAAGATCGCGGGCCTCCTTAAGGACAGCCATATCCCCGTGCTTTGCTGTGAAGCCGACACCTACACCATTGCCGCGGCCATTGAAAACCTCACCTGCAAGATCCAGAAGACCGACAAAGACAAGATCCATGAAGCCCACCGCTTGATCAAAGGCCATGTCAATGTGGACATGATCCTCGAGAACCTGTAA
- a CDS encoding NADH-quinone oxidoreductase subunit A, producing MIEYIAIIFAFLSALAIAALLLTLPKFLSPKVPSEAKSKPFECGMEPFALPGGNMPVHFYIVAMLFIVFDVELVFLFPWAVLFRELGVFGLAEMAVFLGFVALGFWYVWKKRALEWG from the coding sequence ATGATAGAGTATATTGCAATTATATTCGCTTTCCTATCTGCATTGGCCATTGCCGCGCTTTTACTGACCTTACCGAAGTTCCTTAGTCCCAAAGTCCCCAGTGAAGCGAAATCAAAGCCCTTTGAATGCGGCATGGAGCCCTTTGCTTTGCCAGGAGGGAACATGCCGGTGCATTTCTATATTGTGGCGATGCTTTTTATCGTGTTTGACGTTGAGCTGGTCTTTCTTTTTCCCTGGGCTGTCCTGTTTAGGGAATTGGGTGTTTTCGGGCTGGCGGAGATGGCTGTTTTCCTGGGGTTTGTGGCCCTGGGTTTCTGGTATGTTTGGAAAAAAAGAGCATTAGAGTGGGGGTGA
- the nuoB gene encoding NADH-quinone oxidoreductase subunit NuoB, giving the protein MSFLSSPTGFLTSTIKDALGWARKYSIFQYPFVTACCGMEYMSTAASHYDVDRFGAGFPRFSPRQSDVLFVVGTISHKMAPVLKTIHDQMCEPKWVVAFGVCTCTGGFYDNYSTVMGIDTIIPVDIYIPGCPPRPENVIDGLMKLQEKIQKGEQSRTLYDPRTKTGRPAELSQGYSIEQHIKHIESSP; this is encoded by the coding sequence ATGTCTTTCTTAAGTTCCCCGACCGGTTTCTTGACTTCGACGATCAAAGATGCTCTGGGTTGGGCGCGCAAGTATTCCATTTTCCAATACCCGTTCGTTACGGCCTGCTGCGGCATGGAGTATATGTCCACCGCCGCCTCCCACTATGATGTGGACCGTTTCGGCGCGGGTTTTCCGCGTTTTTCCCCCCGGCAATCGGACGTCCTTTTTGTCGTCGGGACGATCAGCCACAAAATGGCCCCGGTCTTAAAGACCATTCATGACCAGATGTGCGAACCGAAATGGGTGGTGGCCTTCGGGGTTTGCACCTGCACCGGAGGGTTTTACGACAATTATTCAACCGTCATGGGCATTGACACCATCATTCCCGTGGACATTTATATCCCCGGCTGTCCTCCTCGTCCGGAGAACGTCATTGATGGCTTGATGAAACTCCAGGAGAAGATCCAAAAAGGGGAGCAGTCAAGGACCTTATATGACCCGCGCACCAAAACAGGCCGGCCTGCCGAATTAAGCCAGGGATATTCCATTGAGCAACATATCAAACACATAGAATCCTCGCCATGA